The following coding sequences lie in one Flavobacterium sp. 20NA77.7 genomic window:
- a CDS encoding RHS repeat domain-containing protein: MPTNIVFEGTTNGLISYLYNAAGQKLQKFVKDIVSNTNITTDYLSGFQYKNATLQFFPHAEGYVHYTKPLQLNGLGAFNYVFNYTDHLGNVRVSFAKDPQQNNVLKILEENHYYPFGMKHQNYNVDHLDFNHYPGTGVALVPLPAVANVSYNYKYNGKELQEELGLNMYDYGARNYDAALGRWMNVDPLAEKMRRFSPYNYCFNNPLRFTDPDGMAPENRVDPIQRDKDGNIVYVTKGEQITANHPSGSSAVMEKGYVFADDGTPIEVFKNNSMDAGFDTNCHGTTFTDGKYWLNNDQVSSLVKGDGYTEQTVECSEVGDKVVYKEGEDSAHSMTVTKTDGTAEGMMVYGQGGVEIENHTDKATEAWPQATDAKILRKETPDKVVSDEQIKKLAKIIPQG; this comes from the coding sequence TTGCCCACAAATATTGTTTTTGAAGGTACAACTAATGGATTAATTTCTTATCTTTACAATGCGGCTGGACAAAAACTGCAAAAGTTTGTTAAAGACATTGTAAGCAACACCAATATCACGACAGACTATTTAAGTGGTTTTCAATACAAGAATGCTACTTTACAGTTTTTTCCACATGCAGAGGGGTATGTGCATTATACAAAACCATTACAGTTAAATGGATTGGGTGCGTTTAATTATGTGTTTAACTACACCGACCATTTAGGCAATGTACGCGTAAGTTTTGCAAAAGACCCACAACAAAATAACGTTCTTAAGATACTAGAGGAAAATCATTACTACCCGTTTGGGATGAAGCATCAAAATTATAATGTTGACCATTTAGATTTTAACCATTATCCGGGTACAGGTGTAGCATTAGTGCCATTACCTGCGGTTGCTAACGTAAGTTACAATTATAAATACAACGGTAAAGAATTACAAGAGGAGTTAGGGCTTAACATGTACGATTACGGTGCAAGAAATTATGATGCGGCTTTAGGTAGATGGATGAATGTTGACCCGCTTGCGGAGAAAATGAGAAGGTTTTCACCGTACAACTATTGTTTTAATAATCCTTTGCGTTTTACTGACCCTGATGGAATGGCACCTGAAAATAGAGTTGACCCAATTCAAAGGGATAAAGATGGTAATATTGTTTATGTTACTAAAGGTGAACAAATAACAGCGAATCATCCTTCAGGAAGTAGTGCTGTTATGGAAAAAGGGTATGTTTTTGCAGACGATGGCACTCCAATTGAAGTTTTTAAAAATAACAGTATGGATGCTGGTTTTGATACAAATTGTCACGGAACTACATTTACTGACGGTAAATATTGGCTGAATAATGACCAAGTATCTTCATTAGTTAAAGGAGATGGATATACTGAACAAACTGTTGAATGTTCTGAAGTCGGTGATAAAGTAGTTTATAAAGAAGGTGAAGATAGTGCACATTCAATGACTGTAACTAAGACTGATGGAACAGCTGAGGGTATGATGGTTTATGGTCAAGGAGGAGTAGAAATTGAAAATCATACTGATAAAGCAACAGAAGCTTGGCCTCAAGCCACAGATGCAAAAATATTAAGAAAAGAAACTCCTGATAAAGTTGTATCGGATGAGCAAATTAAAAAACTGGCTAAAATAATACCACAAGGATAA
- a CDS encoding NAD(P)-dependent oxidoreductase: MKFGILKERKNPPDRRVVFSPEKLLEFKTKFPLADFSIEASSIRVFKDEEYKQLGFQIAENLASCDVLLGVKEVPVEALLPNKKYFFFSHTIKKQPYNRKLLQAVLAKNIELYDHETVVNAANNRLIGFGRYAGIVGAYNGIRAFGIKFDLFNLPKAETLPNQEALIQQLKRQIYPNIKIVLTGTGKVAHGAKEMLDAMKVKQVSVEDYLTKTFTQPVYTFIDVLDYNKREDGQTLVKNDFYHHPEAYVSNFERFSEVSDIFMAGHFYGNGAPIILTKEMLASPKCKLKVVADISCDIDGPVACTLRASTIAEPLYGYLPSEHKEVDVFHPGAVVVMAVDNLPCELPRDASEGFGDMFLQHVIPAFYNNDADGILERAKITENGKLTPRFAYLQDYVDGKE; encoded by the coding sequence ATGAAATTTGGAATACTAAAAGAACGTAAGAATCCACCAGACCGACGAGTTGTATTTTCACCAGAAAAACTTCTAGAATTCAAGACTAAATTTCCATTAGCAGATTTTAGTATAGAAGCCTCTTCAATTAGAGTTTTTAAAGATGAGGAATATAAACAATTAGGCTTTCAAATTGCTGAAAATTTAGCATCATGCGATGTATTGCTTGGTGTAAAAGAAGTTCCTGTTGAGGCGTTACTTCCAAATAAAAAATACTTTTTCTTTTCACATACAATTAAAAAACAACCGTATAATAGAAAATTATTGCAAGCTGTTCTAGCAAAAAATATTGAATTATATGACCATGAAACTGTTGTTAATGCTGCAAATAATCGATTAATTGGTTTTGGTCGTTATGCAGGAATTGTAGGTGCTTATAATGGTATAAGAGCTTTTGGAATTAAGTTTGATTTATTTAATTTACCAAAAGCAGAAACGTTACCCAATCAAGAGGCGCTAATACAGCAACTAAAAAGACAGATTTATCCAAATATCAAAATAGTTTTAACAGGTACTGGTAAAGTAGCTCATGGCGCTAAAGAAATGTTAGACGCCATGAAAGTAAAACAAGTTTCGGTAGAAGATTATTTGACTAAAACATTTACTCAACCGGTTTATACTTTTATTGATGTTTTAGATTATAACAAAAGAGAGGATGGTCAAACGTTAGTTAAAAATGATTTTTATCACCATCCAGAGGCTTATGTTTCAAATTTTGAGCGTTTTTCAGAAGTGTCTGATATTTTTATGGCAGGTCATTTTTATGGTAATGGTGCCCCAATTATTCTAACAAAAGAAATGTTAGCTTCTCCAAAATGCAAATTAAAAGTGGTAGCCGATATTTCTTGTGATATTGACGGTCCCGTAGCTTGTACACTTAGAGCAAGTACAATAGCCGAACCATTGTATGGTTATTTACCAAGCGAACATAAAGAAGTAGATGTTTTTCATCCGGGAGCCGTTGTAGTAATGGCGGTGGATAATTTACCTTGTGAATTACCTCGAGATGCCAGTGAAGGCTTTGGAGACATGTTTTTACAGCATGTAATCCCCGCTTTTTACAATAACGATGCAGACGGAATTTTGGAAAGAGCTAAAATTACTGAAAACGGAAAATTAACTCCTCGTTTTGCTTATTTACAAGATTATGTAGACGGTAAAGAGTAG
- a CDS encoding MFS transporter translates to MKSNQQTNYPALYTLITVFFFWGFIAAGNSIFIPFCKSYFSLDQFQSQLVDFAFYTAYYVGALLLFALGNSSGKDIVGSWGYKKSIVYGLLFSALGAGAMIVAVEASIYAGMLMGLFIVALGFSLQQTAANPFAILLGDPKTGASRVNLGGGINSFGTTIGPIVVALALFGSAASISDEQIKALELNKVVLLYIGVGLLFVAAAALFFFSKKVPSGISNELMEKANKALRTLVIMTVLLAVMFTPIFQSYKSDAALKIEKLEKEIKVFEKAAKTINNPLLSFEKIIIVKKAEIKSLKEPLEKTRMLWLSGALLVVIGGLLFSYASANKKAEGWGAMQYPQLVLGMLAIFVYVGVEVAIGSNLGELLKLKEFGSLQSSDIAPYISMYWGSLMIGRWAGAITVFNLQGIKKTIALIIIPLLAFGVILGVNMLSGKDMKPLYYYVVCVLAQIIAFFLSKDKPARTLTIFGTFGVLAMLIGLFSTGIVAIYAFLAGGLACSIMWPSIFSLSIIGLGKYTSQGSAFLVMMILGGGIIPPIQGKLSDIIGIHQSYIVAVICFVYLTLFAVLVKGLLKKQNIDVDAIEAEGSH, encoded by the coding sequence ATGAAATCAAACCAACAAACTAATTATCCTGCATTGTACACACTAATTACAGTATTTTTCTTTTGGGGATTTATTGCCGCAGGGAATAGTATTTTTATTCCTTTTTGTAAAAGTTATTTTTCGTTAGACCAATTTCAATCTCAATTAGTTGATTTTGCGTTCTATACTGCGTATTATGTAGGTGCATTGCTTTTATTTGCACTAGGAAATAGTTCGGGAAAAGATATTGTAGGCTCTTGGGGTTACAAAAAAAGTATTGTTTATGGCTTGTTGTTTTCTGCTTTGGGAGCTGGAGCTATGATTGTTGCTGTAGAAGCAAGTATTTATGCAGGTATGTTGATGGGCTTGTTTATAGTGGCTTTAGGCTTTTCATTACAGCAAACCGCCGCTAATCCTTTTGCTATTTTATTAGGTGATCCAAAAACAGGAGCAAGTCGTGTAAATCTAGGTGGTGGTATTAATTCATTTGGAACTACAATTGGGCCTATAGTAGTTGCATTAGCTTTGTTTGGTTCAGCTGCATCTATTTCTGATGAGCAAATTAAGGCATTAGAATTAAATAAAGTGGTGTTACTCTATATAGGAGTTGGATTGTTATTTGTGGCTGCAGCGGCTTTATTCTTTTTTTCTAAAAAAGTACCTAGTGGAATTTCTAATGAACTAATGGAAAAGGCAAATAAAGCCTTGCGAACATTGGTAATTATGACTGTATTACTAGCAGTAATGTTTACACCTATTTTTCAAAGTTATAAAAGTGACGCTGCTTTAAAAATTGAAAAATTAGAGAAAGAAATTAAAGTATTTGAGAAAGCAGCTAAAACTATTAACAATCCATTACTGTCTTTTGAAAAAATAATTATAGTTAAAAAAGCAGAAATAAAATCATTAAAAGAACCTCTTGAAAAAACGAGAATGCTTTGGCTTTCTGGAGCATTACTTGTTGTTATAGGAGGCTTATTGTTTTCTTATGCATCGGCTAATAAGAAAGCGGAAGGTTGGGGAGCAATGCAATATCCACAATTAGTTTTAGGAATGTTAGCTATTTTTGTTTATGTGGGAGTAGAAGTAGCTATTGGTAGCAATTTAGGTGAATTATTAAAATTAAAAGAATTTGGTAGCTTACAATCTTCGGATATTGCACCTTACATTTCTATGTATTGGGGTAGTTTAATGATTGGTCGTTGGGCTGGCGCAATTACTGTTTTTAATTTACAAGGCATTAAAAAAACAATTGCATTAATTATAATTCCATTACTTGCTTTTGGAGTTATTTTAGGTGTAAATATGCTCTCTGGAAAAGACATGAAGCCTTTGTATTATTATGTGGTTTGTGTTCTTGCTCAAATTATTGCTTTCTTTTTAAGTAAGGATAAGCCAGCACGAACACTAACTATTTTTGGAACCTTTGGAGTTCTTGCCATGTTAATTGGTCTGTTTAGCACAGGGATTGTAGCTATCTATGCCTTTTTAGCAGGTGGTTTAGCGTGTAGTATTATGTGGCCATCAATTTTTAGTTTATCAATTATTGGATTAGGAAAATATACATCACAAGGCTCAGCATTTTTAGTAATGATGATTTTAGGTGGAGGAATTATTCCGCCTATTCAGGGTAAATTATCAGATATAATTGGGATTCATCAATCGTACATTGTAGCGGTAATTTGTTTTGTTTATTTAACGTTATTTGCTGTTTTAGTAAAAGGACTGTTAAAGAAACAGAATATTGATGTCGATGCTATTGAAGCGGAAGGCAGTCATTAA
- the creD gene encoding cell envelope integrity protein CreD yields MENQTENKSFFKSSTAKMIMVGMLTFALLIPLFFVQDLITERSIRQKEVITETTSKWGGNIYLYGPIIKIPYKNSISGKSNYAYFFPEDLKTFIETKMEKPLERGIYKSNVFSAKMNFKGSFSEPNFQTQNIPEANIYWDQAKVIIQTTNLKSLKDEVKIKLGNENLKFEPVNSTINATSETLESTTFNYKLLPATCSFNFDISFNGSNQIKIVPVGKITETKITSDWNSPNFNGNFSPISREINENGFKAYWKILHFNRPFAQYYFESLPDLSNYAFATDFITPVDEYQQNERVSKYGFLVIGLTFLIFFLIQTISKINIHIFQYSMIGIALIMFYTLLISITEHSSFTFAYVISAIAVIGLISLYSISILKNKKFPLFIGISLTVLYTFIFVIIQLEDYALLVGSIGLFTILAAVMYFSRKIEWSK; encoded by the coding sequence ATGGAAAATCAAACAGAAAACAAATCATTCTTTAAATCATCAACCGCTAAAATGATAATGGTTGGCATGCTTACTTTTGCATTACTAATTCCTCTATTTTTTGTACAGGATTTAATAACTGAACGAAGTATTAGACAAAAAGAAGTTATAACAGAAACAACTTCAAAATGGGGAGGTAACATTTATTTGTATGGACCTATTATAAAAATTCCTTATAAAAATTCAATTTCAGGAAAATCAAATTATGCCTATTTTTTTCCAGAAGATCTTAAAACTTTTATTGAGACCAAAATGGAAAAACCTTTAGAAAGAGGTATTTATAAATCTAACGTTTTTTCTGCAAAAATGAATTTTAAAGGCTCTTTTTCGGAACCAAATTTTCAAACGCAAAATATTCCAGAGGCGAATATATATTGGGATCAAGCTAAAGTTATCATTCAAACAACAAATTTAAAAAGCCTCAAAGATGAAGTTAAAATAAAACTTGGAAATGAAAATCTTAAATTTGAGCCTGTAAATTCAACTATTAATGCTACTAGTGAAACATTAGAATCAACTACCTTCAACTACAAATTACTACCTGCTACATGTTCGTTCAATTTTGATATTTCATTCAACGGTAGTAATCAAATCAAAATAGTTCCGGTAGGAAAAATAACTGAAACCAAAATTACATCTGATTGGAATTCTCCAAATTTTAATGGCAACTTCTCTCCTATTTCTAGAGAAATTAATGAGAATGGATTTAAAGCATATTGGAAAATTCTACATTTTAATAGACCCTTTGCTCAATACTATTTTGAATCATTACCAGATTTATCTAATTATGCTTTTGCTACAGACTTCATAACACCTGTTGATGAATATCAACAAAACGAGCGAGTTAGCAAATATGGCTTTTTAGTGATTGGATTAACATTCCTAATCTTTTTTTTAATTCAAACAATTAGTAAAATTAACATTCATATTTTTCAATATTCAATGATAGGAATTGCTTTAATAATGTTCTACACTTTATTGATTTCAATTACTGAGCACAGTAGTTTTACATTTGCTTATGTTATTTCGGCTATTGCAGTAATTGGATTAATTTCGTTGTATTCGATATCCATTTTAAAAAATAAAAAATTTCCGCTATTTATTGGTATTTCGCTAACCGTTTTATACACATTTATTTTCGTAATTATTCAATTAGAAGATTATGCATTGTTAGTGGGTAGCATAGGATTATTTACCATTTTAGCAGCCGTTATGTACTTTTCACGCAAGATTGAGTGGAGTAAATAA
- a CDS encoding DUF4062 domain-containing protein, with amino-acid sequence MASLRVFVSSTCFDLGPIRGQLRNFLTSMGYEPIMSDYNDVLYDPRIHTHTSCIEEIATCDIIILLVGSRFGGKAIPEAISKVDFDALLEKSKSVEHLKKKENISVTQLEVLKAVEIEIPIFTFIDSRLWNDHELYEKNKNKSILKDIEFPSIEKPETAEFIFEFINFLRHRTRGNSINTFSKFEDIDEALKKQWAGLFQKLLNESRNKQLEFKRIDLLSNQFEDLKTAILTSIGSTNERDVARGVVRFRRLVDFLRNMRLPDYSSILNTTISWADFMQDIVGINSVIDLDSIVPNLNRHLRFRTLLVKNDNTFYEVRFGSEYIDELSQEFEAFNSLPSETKNIIFDALADMRNGLMIIRYHREDYREYMNRFQQEYMLNRQLFDNDNEESES; translated from the coding sequence ATGGCATCATTAAGAGTATTCGTCTCTTCCACATGTTTTGACCTTGGACCCATAAGAGGACAACTACGAAATTTCCTAACATCAATGGGATATGAACCAATAATGAGTGATTATAATGATGTTTTATATGACCCTCGAATTCATACTCATACTTCCTGTATAGAAGAGATTGCAACATGCGATATAATTATTTTACTTGTTGGCTCTAGATTTGGAGGAAAAGCAATTCCAGAAGCAATTTCAAAAGTCGATTTTGACGCCTTGTTAGAAAAATCAAAAAGTGTTGAACATTTAAAAAAGAAAGAAAATATTTCAGTTACCCAACTTGAAGTATTAAAAGCTGTCGAAATTGAAATTCCTATTTTTACATTTATCGATAGCAGATTATGGAATGACCACGAATTGTATGAAAAGAATAAAAACAAATCAATTTTGAAGGATATTGAATTTCCTTCAATAGAGAAGCCAGAAACAGCAGAATTTATATTTGAATTCATTAACTTTTTAAGACATCGAACTAGAGGAAATAGTATTAATACATTTTCAAAATTTGAAGATATTGATGAAGCATTAAAAAAACAGTGGGCAGGATTATTTCAAAAATTATTAAACGAAAGCAGAAACAAACAATTGGAATTCAAAAGGATTGATTTGTTATCTAATCAATTTGAAGACCTTAAAACTGCAATCTTGACTAGTATAGGCAGTACAAATGAAAGAGATGTTGCAAGAGGTGTTGTTCGTTTTAGGAGACTTGTGGACTTTTTAAGAAATATGCGATTACCTGACTACAGTTCGATACTTAATACGACAATTAGTTGGGCTGATTTCATGCAGGACATTGTAGGAATAAATTCTGTAATTGATTTGGACAGTATAGTTCCTAATTTAAATAGACATTTAAGATTCAGAACTTTATTAGTTAAAAATGACAATACATTTTATGAAGTACGATTTGGTTCTGAATATATTGATGAATTATCACAAGAATTTGAAGCATTTAATAGTCTACCTTCTGAAACAAAAAATATAATTTTTGATGCTCTTGCTGATATGAGAAATGGATTGATGATAATTAGATATCACAGAGAAGATTATAGAGAATATATGAATAGATTCCAACAAGAATATATGCTTAATAGACAACTTTTTGATAATGACAATGAAGAATCCGAAAGTTAA
- the kdsA gene encoding 3-deoxy-8-phosphooctulonate synthase, with protein MNLTNIPQIKHTNSGNFFVLAGPCAIEGEEMAMRIADKLVTITNKLEIPYVFKGSFKKANRSRVDSFTGIGDENALKILEKVSKTFGVPTVTDIHTNEDAEMAAAYVDILQIPAFLVRQTDLVVAAAKTGKTVNLKKGQFMSPESMKHAAKKVLDCNNENFMITDRGTMFGYQDMIVDFRGIPTMQQFGTTVLDVTHSLQQPNQTSGVTGGRPDMIETIAKAGIAVGVDGIFIETHFDPANAKSDGANMLHLDYFEGLMTRLVAIRKTINQF; from the coding sequence ATGAATTTAACTAACATTCCACAAATTAAACACACCAATAGTGGTAATTTTTTCGTATTAGCTGGTCCTTGTGCTATTGAAGGCGAAGAAATGGCAATGCGTATCGCAGATAAATTAGTCACTATTACTAATAAATTAGAAATTCCATATGTATTTAAAGGGTCTTTCAAAAAAGCAAATCGTTCAAGAGTAGACAGTTTTACAGGAATAGGTGATGAAAATGCTTTAAAAATTCTTGAAAAAGTATCTAAAACATTTGGAGTGCCTACCGTAACAGACATCCACACAAATGAAGACGCTGAGATGGCCGCGGCCTATGTAGATATATTGCAAATACCTGCTTTCTTAGTAAGACAAACAGACCTCGTTGTTGCCGCTGCAAAAACGGGTAAAACAGTCAATCTAAAAAAAGGACAATTTATGAGTCCTGAAAGTATGAAACATGCCGCAAAAAAAGTGTTAGACTGCAACAATGAAAACTTTATGATTACAGATAGAGGAACAATGTTTGGCTACCAAGACATGATTGTTGATTTCAGAGGAATTCCTACTATGCAACAATTTGGCACTACAGTTCTAGACGTAACACATTCACTGCAACAACCTAATCAAACTAGTGGTGTTACTGGTGGTCGTCCTGATATGATTGAAACTATTGCTAAAGCAGGAATAGCTGTTGGTGTTGACGGAATTTTTATTGAAACACATTTTGATCCAGCAAATGCTAAAAGCGATGGAGCAAACATGTTACATTTAGACTATTTCGAAGGATTAATGACGCGTTTAGTAGCCATCAGAAAAACAATTAATCAATTTTAA
- a CDS encoding winged helix-turn-helix domain-containing protein, which produces MLNIIQNINKAFDHRIRLGIMSILMVNEYADFNMLKELLGVTDGNLASHTKALELENYIQIEKQFIGKKPNTKYSATKVGRIAFTSHIDALEKLIKKS; this is translated from the coding sequence ATGCTGAACATCATTCAAAATATCAATAAAGCCTTTGATCACCGAATTCGTTTGGGGATTATGTCGATATTAATGGTGAATGAATATGCAGATTTTAATATGTTGAAAGAACTTTTAGGTGTAACTGATGGTAATCTAGCTTCGCATACAAAAGCATTAGAATTAGAAAATTATATTCAAATTGAGAAACAGTTTATAGGTAAAAAACCAAATACTAAATATAGTGCCACTAAAGTAGGAAGAATCGCCTTTACTTCACATATTGATGCACTAGAAAAATTAATTAAAAAAAGCTAA